The Primulina huaijiensis isolate GDHJ02 chromosome 17, ASM1229523v2, whole genome shotgun sequence genome window below encodes:
- the LOC140963555 gene encoding magnesium-chelatase subunit ChlH, chloroplastic: protein MASLVSSSFTIPNSKVELISSISQKNYFLRSFLPKKPNQHNKKFKCDAIGNGLFTQTTPEVRRIVPENLRGLPTVKVVYVVLEAQYQSSLTAAVQSLNQNGEYASFEVVGYLVEELRDENTYKTFCKDLEDANVFIGSLIFVEELALKVKAAVEKERERLDAVLVFPSMPEVMRLNKLGSFSMSQLGQSKSPFFQLFKKKNKSSAGFADSMLKLVRTLPKVLKYLPSDKAQDARLYILSLQFWLGGSQDNLVNFLKMISGSYVPALKGMKIPYSDPVLYPDNGIWHPLAPCMYDDVKEYLNWYGTRRDANEKLKSSNAPVVGLVLQRSHIVTGDESHYVAVIMELEARGAKVIPIFAGGLDFSGPVERYFIDTITKKPMVNAVVSLTGFALVGGPARQDHPKAVESLMKLDVPYIVALPLVFQTTEEWLNSTLGLHPIQVALQVALPELDGGMEPIVFSGRDPRTGKSHALHKRVEQLCTRAIKWAELKRKSKTDKRLAITVFSFPPDKGNIGTAAYLNVFSSIYSVLKELKNDGYNVKNLPENAEALMEDVIHDKEARFNSPNLNIVYKMGVREYQRLTPYASTLEENWGKPPGNLNSDGEHLLVYGKQYGNVFIGVQPTFGYEGDPMRLLFSKSASPHHGFAAYYSFVEKIFKADAVLHFGTHGSLEFMPGKQVGMSDVCYPDSLIGNIPNVYYYAANNPSEATVAKRRSYANTISYLTPPAENAGLYKGLKQLSELISSYQSLKDTGRGSQIVSSIISTARQCNLDKDVELPEEGVEISAKERDLVVGKVYSKIMEIESRLLPCGLHVIGEPPSAMEAVATLVNIAALDRPEDGISSLPTILAETKGRAIEDVYRGSDKGILDDVELLRQITEASRGAVTAFVERTTNKKGQVVDVADKLTSILGFGINEPWIQYLSNTKFHRADREKLRVLFQFLGECLKLVVADNELGSLKQALEGKYVEPGPGGDPIRNPKVLPTGKNIHALDPQSIPTAAAMQSAMVVVDRLLERQKAENEGKYPETIALVLWGTDNIKTYGESLAQVMWMIGVKPVADTFGRVNRVEAVSLEELGRPRIDVVVNCSGVFRDLFINQMNLLDRAVKMVAELDEPEDQNYVRKHALEQAKNLGVNVREAASRIFSNASGSYSSNVNLAVENSSWNDEKQLQDMYLSRKSFAFDSDAPGVGMTEKRNIFEMALSTADATFQNLDSSEISLTDVSHYFDSDPTNLVQNLRKDGKKPNAYIADTTTANAQVRSLSETVRLDARTKLLNPKWYEGMMSSGYEGVREIEKRLTNTVGWSATSGQVDNWVYEEANTTFIQDEQMLNRLMSTNPNSFRKLVQTFLEANGRGYWETSEENIEKLKQLYSEVEDKIEGIDR, encoded by the exons ATGGCCTCCTTGGTTTCTTCTTCATTCACCATACCCAACTCTAAGGTTGAACTCATTTCATCAATTTCACAAAAGAACTACTTTTTGCGCTCATTTCTTCCCAAGAAACCCAACCAacacaacaaaaaatttaaatgtgaTGCAATTGGCAATGGTTTGTTCACTCAAACCACACCTGAGGTACGCCGAATTGTGCCCGAAAACTTAAGAGGGCTTCCCACAGTAAAAGTCGTGTACGTCGTGTTGGAAGCTCAATACCAATCATCCCTTACAGCTGCAGTTCAGAGCCTTAACCAGAATGGAGAGTATGCTTCATTTGAAGTTGTGGGTTATTTGGTGGAGGAGCTTAGAGATGAGAATACATACAAAACTTTCTGCAAAGACCTTGAGGATGCGAATGTTTTTATAGGGTCCTTGATTTTTGTTGAGGAATTGGCCTTGAAGGTGAAGGCTGCAGTGGAGAAAGAAAGGGAAAGGCTTGATGCTGTTCTGGTTTTTCCTTCAATGCCTGAGGTAATGAGACTCAATAAGTTGGGTTCATTCAGTATGTCGCAGCTTGGGCAGTCGAAAAGTCCTTTTTTTCAGCTTTTTAAGAAGAAGAACAAGTCATCTGCCGGATTCGCTGACAGTATGCTGAAGCTTGTGAGGACTTTGCCTAAGGTTTTGAAGTACTTGCCAAGTGATAAAGCCCAAGATGCAAGGTTGTATATACTTAGCTTGCAGTTTTGGCTCGGGGGTTCGCAGGATAATCTTGTGAATTTCTTGAAGATGATCTCTGGTTCTTATGTACCAGCTCTGAAAGGGATGAAAATCCCGTATTCGGATCCGGTTTTGTACCCGGATAATGGAATTTGGCACCCTTTGGCTCCGTGTATGTATGATGATGTGAAGGAGTACTTGAATTGGTATGGTACGAGGAGGGATGCAAATGAGAAACTAAAGAGCTCGAATGCACCAGTGGTCGGTTTGGTGCTGCAGAGGAGCCATATAGTTACTGGAGATGAAAGTCACTATGTTGCTGTGATCATGGAGCTTGAAGCGAGAGGGGCTAAAGTGATACCCATTTTTGCTGGAGGGCTAGACTTTTCAGGGCCGGTCGAGCGGTACTTCATTGATACAATCACGAAGAAACCAATGGTGAATGCCGTAGTGTCACTTACTGGTTTTGCTCTTGTTGGAGGGCCGGCGAGGCAGGATCATCCAAAGGCCGTTGAGTCCTTGATGAAGCTTGATGTCCCATACATTGTAGCGTTGCCGTTAGTCTTTCAGACTACAGAGGAGTGGCTGAATAGCACTTTGGGACTCCATCCTATTCAGGTGGCTTTACAAGTTGCTCTCCCGGAGCTTGATGGAGGCATGGAACCGATCGTTTTTTCTGGCCGAGACCCTAGAACAG GGAAATCACATGCTCTTCACAAAAGAGTGGAGCAGCTCTGCACCAGAGCAATCAAATGGGCTGAGCTGAAGAGGAAATCTAAG ACAGATAAGAGGCTAGCGATTACCGTATTCAGTTTCCCCCCAGACAAAGGCAATATTGGAACTGCTGCTTACCTGAATGTTTTTTCTTCTATCTACTCTGTCCTCAAAGAGCTAAAAAACGATGGCTATAATGTCAAGAATCTTCCTGAAAATGCTGAAGCCTTAATGGAAGACGTAATTCACGATAAAGAAGCTCGGTTCAACAGCCCGAATCTTAACATAGTGTACAAAATGGGCGTAAGGGAGTACCAAAGGCTGACTCCATATGCCTCTACTTTGGAAGAAAACTGGGGGAAACCTCCGGGAAATCTGAATTCTGATGGAGAACACCTTCTTGTATATGGAAAACAGTACGGAAATGTATTTATTGGTGTACAACCCACATTTGGTTATGAAGGTGATCCGATGCGGCTTCTTTTCTCAAAATCGGCGAGCCCACATCACGGTTTTGCTGCTTACTATTCGTttgttgagaaaatatttaaagCTGATGCTGTTCTTCACTTTGGGACTCATGGTTCTCTTGAATTCATGCCTGGGAAACAAGTCGGAATGAGTGATGTTTGTTACCCTGATAGTCTTATTGGGAACATCCCAAACGTGTATTACTATGCTGCCAATAATCCATCGGAGGCCACTGTTGCTAAGCGTAGGAGTTATGCAAATACAATAAGTTATTTGACTCCTCCAGCAGAGAATGCAGGGCTTTACAAGGGATTGAAGCAGCTAAGTGAGCTTATTTCTTCCTACCAATCTCTTAAAGACACGGGACGTGGATCTCAGATCGTGAGCTCTATCATCAGCACGGCCAGGCAGTGCAATCTTGACAAGGATGTGGAACTTCCTGAAGAAGGGGTTGAGATTTCAGCCAAGGAGCGAGACCTCGTGGTGGGTAAAGTATATTCCAAGATTATGGAGATTGAATCACGGTTACTTCCATGTGGTCTTCATGTCATTGGTGAGCCTCCATCGGCTATGGAGGCGGTAGCTACTCTGGTCAATATCGCCGCATTAGATCGTCCTGAAGATGGGATTTCATCTCTGCCGACAATATTGGCTGAGACCAAGGGCCGAGCAATTGAGGATGTCTATAGAGGAAGTGACAAAGGCATTTTAGATGATGTGGAACTACTTCGACAGATAACCGAGGCATCCCGTGGCGCAGTTACCGCATTTGTTGAGCGAACTACTAACAAGAAAGGGCAGGTTGTTGATGTTGCTGACAAACTTACGTCAATTCTTGGTTTTGGAATAAATGAGCCATGGATTCAGTACCTGTCGAACACAAAATTTCACCGTGCCGATAGAGAAAAACTTAGAGTCTTGTTTCAATTCTTAGGGGAATGCTTGAAGCTTGTTGTGGCGGACAATGAATTGGGAAGTTTGAAACAAGCGTTGGAAGGAAAATATGTTGAGCCAGGTCCAGGAGGAGATCCAATTAGAAATCCGAAGGTTTTACCCACCGGAAAGAATATCCACGCCTTGGACCCACAATCTATTCCCACAGCTGCAGCTATGCAGAGTGCAATGGTGGTTGTCGACAGGTTGCTCGAGAGGCAAAAGGCTGAAAACGAAGGGAAATATCCCGAGACTATTGCACTTGTCCTGTGGGGAACAGATAACATCAAGACATATGGGGAGTCACTGGCTCAGGTAATGTGGATGATTGGAGTTAAGCCAGTTGCAGATACTTTTGGGAGAGTGAACCGGGTAGAAGCTGTGAGTCTTGAAGAGCTTGGAAGACCAAGGATCGATGTGGTCGTCAACTGTTCGGGTGTGTTCCGGGACCTTTTCATTAATCAG ATGAATCTCCTTGATCGAGCTGTGAAGATGGTCGCTGAGCTAGACGAGCCTGAAGACCAAAATTACGTCAGAAAACATGCACTGGAACAAGCTAAAAATCTAGGAGTTAATGTACGTGAAGCTGCATCCCGTATATTTTCAAATGCCTCGGGCTCGTACTCCTCAAATGTAAACCTTGCCGTTGAAAATTCATCCTGGAACGACGAGAAGCAACTCCAGGACATGTACTTGAGTCGAAAGTCCTTCGCATTCGACAGCGATGCTCCCGGTGTAGGCATGACTGAGAAGAGGAATATTTTTGAGATGGCTCTCAGCACGGCTGATGCTACATTCCAAAATCTTGACTCATCAGAGATTTCTCTCACTGATGTCAGTCATTACTTTGATTCGGACCCAACAAATCTGGTGCAGAACCTCAGGAAAGATGGAAAGAAGCCTAATGCATACATTGCTGATACAACTACAGCTAATGCACAG GTGCGTTCGCTATCTGAGACCGTTCGGCTTGATGCAAGGACTAAGTTATTGAATCCAAAATGGTATGAAGGCATGATGTCGAGCGGGTACGAGGGGGTTCGTGAGATTGAAAAACGCCTGACTAACACCGTTGGATGGAGTGCAACTTCTGGACAAGTCGACAATTGGGTGTACGAAGAGGCAAACACCACGTTTATTCAGGATGAGCAAATGTTGAACAGACTCATGAGCACGAACCCAAATTCTTTTAGGAAGTTGGTTCAAACGTTTTTGGAGGCTAATGGGCGTGGCTACTGGGAAACTTCTGAAGAGAACATTGAGAAATTGAAGCAGTTGTACTCAGAAGTCGAAGACAAGATCGAAGGGATCGATCGTTAA
- the LOC140963064 gene encoding protein N-terminal glutamine amidohydrolase, which translates to MATSNLDSSPPVSQEITPPGVVSGFQHTPCYCEENVYLLSKKLCEDGISTSDCSDLFVIFISNEQKQIPLWHQKASHRADGVILWDYHVICLQKRKESNLPHLVWDLDSTLPFPSPLVEYVAETFRPSFQLFSQFHRIFRIVHAPLFLRCFASDRRHMKDSAGNWVFPPPSYEAIAAEDGTLHNLNEYMEMSAVDVVKTVGADTLDDVLSKKFGVLISESQLEEFFSIIS; encoded by the exons ATGGCGACTTCGAATTTGGATTCATCTCCGCCCGTATCACAGGAGATTACTCCTCCGGGAGTAGTTTCAGGCTTCCAGCACACTCCATGTTATTG CGAGGAGAACGTGTATCTGCTGAGTAAGAAGCTATGCGAGGATGGAATATCGACATCAGATTGTTCTGATCTATTCGTCATTTTCATTTCCAATGAACAAAAACAG attccattgtgGCATCAGAAGGCCAGCCATAGAGCCGATGGGGTAATTCTTTGGGATTACCATGTCATCTGTTTACAA aaaagaaaagaaagcaaCTTGCCTCATTTAGTCTGGGATTTAGATTCAACTCTTCCCTTCCCATCTCCCCTCGTCGAATATGTAGCTGAAACCTTCCGACCTTCATTTCAGCTTTTTTCTCAGTTTCACAG GATTTTTCGAATTGTGCATGCCCCACTGTTCCTCCGCTGTTTTGCATCTGATAGAAGACACATGAAAGATTCAGCAGGCAATTGGGTTTTTCCTCCACCTTCATATGAAGCCATTGCCGCTGAAG ATGGGACGTTGCATAACTTAAATGAATACATGGAAATGTCCGCTGTCGATGTCGTAAAAACCGTAGGAGCTGATACTCTAGATGATGTCTTATCTAAAAAATTTGGTGTCTTGATTAGTGAAAGCCAATTGGAGGAGTTCTTTTCTATAATTTCCTGA